The Acidimicrobiales bacterium genome contains a region encoding:
- a CDS encoding acyltransferase: MSGTRARRNPWASLVESLRVDLRIMVRHLVVNAVGGAVWMPRAGRVVVYRAAGIRALGANLLPGSRFTGTDVVIGAGTFVNGECYFDVGRGRLRIGRDCNLGPQVGLFGMTHDLRDDGGYDRRSRHAPVTVGDRVWIGARASILPGVTVGDGCVVAAGAVVTADCEPGGLYAGVPARRVRDLSPGSAANHP, encoded by the coding sequence ATGAGCGGCACGCGTGCCCGACGGAACCCGTGGGCCAGCCTGGTCGAGAGCCTGCGGGTGGACCTGCGGATCATGGTGCGGCACCTGGTGGTCAACGCCGTCGGCGGGGCGGTGTGGATGCCCCGGGCCGGGCGGGTGGTCGTCTACCGGGCGGCCGGCATCCGGGCCCTGGGGGCCAACCTGCTCCCCGGCTCCCGCTTCACCGGCACCGACGTGGTCATCGGGGCCGGCACCTTCGTGAACGGCGAGTGCTACTTCGACGTGGGCCGGGGCCGGCTGCGGATCGGGCGGGACTGCAACCTCGGCCCCCAGGTCGGCCTGTTCGGCATGACCCACGACCTGCGGGACGACGGCGGCTACGACCGGCGCTCCCGCCACGCCCCGGTGACGGTGGGCGACCGGGTCTGGATCGGGGCCCGGGCCAGCATCCTGCCCGGGGTGACGGTGGGGGACGGGTGCGTGGTGGCGGCCGGAGCGGTGGTCACCGCCGACTGCGAGCCGGGCGGCCTCTACGCCGGGGTGCCGGCCCGCCGGGTCCGTGACCTGAGCCCCGGGTCCGCCGCCAACCACCCCTGA
- a CDS encoding M20/M25/M40 family metallo-hydrolase translates to MAAPVDDPTAEVTDLLQHLIRNACVNDGTVGSGHEARSVDLLRAHLGGTGLDVETYEPQPGRESLVARIEGTDPTAPTLTLLGHLDVVPANVDRWQRDPFGGELVEGEVWGRGAIDMLNLTASMAVAVRRLAQRGWRPAGTLVFAAVADEEAAGIWGARHLAEAQLDAVRSDYVLTESGGIPMRSPGGLKLPVMVGEKGCYWCRITVRGTAGHGSQPYKADNALVKAAEVVRRIATFRPEAQIGEVWRRYLASMGLPDEVTAPLLDPDRLDDRLDELPLGMARMFHACTHTTMSPNIAHGGSKVNTIPDHVTLEVDVRTLPGQDREAVEAILREAVGDLRDDVTIEPAVFDPASESPMDTPLWDTLSRVAGRFYEGSQTVPMLIVGATDARFFRRLGATAYGFGLFSRNLRYEDFGKMFHGDDERVDIESLRLSTEMWEAVAVDLLGGA, encoded by the coding sequence ATGGCCGCCCCGGTCGACGACCCCACCGCAGAGGTCACCGACCTCCTGCAGCACCTGATCCGCAACGCCTGCGTCAACGACGGCACGGTGGGCTCGGGGCACGAGGCGCGCTCGGTCGACCTGCTGCGCGCCCACCTCGGCGGCACCGGCCTGGACGTCGAGACCTACGAGCCGCAGCCCGGTCGCGAGAGCCTGGTGGCCCGCATCGAGGGCACCGACCCGACGGCGCCGACGCTCACGCTGCTCGGCCACCTCGACGTGGTGCCGGCCAACGTCGACCGCTGGCAGCGCGACCCCTTCGGCGGCGAGCTGGTCGAGGGCGAGGTGTGGGGCCGGGGCGCCATCGACATGCTCAACCTCACCGCCTCCATGGCCGTCGCCGTGCGGCGCCTGGCCCAGCGTGGGTGGCGGCCGGCGGGCACGCTCGTCTTCGCCGCCGTGGCCGACGAGGAGGCGGCCGGCATCTGGGGGGCCCGGCACCTGGCCGAGGCCCAGCTCGACGCCGTGCGCAGCGACTACGTGCTGACCGAGTCGGGCGGCATCCCCATGCGCAGCCCCGGCGGCCTCAAGCTGCCGGTCATGGTGGGCGAGAAGGGCTGCTACTGGTGTCGCATCACGGTGCGGGGCACGGCCGGCCACGGGTCTCAGCCCTACAAGGCCGACAACGCGCTGGTGAAGGCGGCCGAGGTGGTGCGCCGCATCGCCACCTTCCGGCCCGAGGCCCAGATCGGCGAGGTGTGGCGCCGCTACCTGGCCTCCATGGGCCTGCCCGACGAGGTCACCGCGCCGCTCCTCGACCCGGACCGCCTCGACGACCGGCTCGACGAGCTCCCGCTGGGCATGGCCCGCATGTTCCACGCCTGCACCCACACCACCATGAGCCCCAACATCGCCCACGGCGGGTCGAAGGTGAACACCATCCCCGACCACGTCACCCTGGAGGTCGACGTCCGGACCCTGCCGGGCCAGGACCGCGAGGCGGTGGAGGCCATCCTGCGGGAGGCGGTGGGCGACCTGCGCGACGACGTCACCATCGAGCCCGCCGTGTTCGACCCGGCGTCGGAGTCGCCCATGGACACGCCGCTGTGGGACACCCTGTCGCGGGTGGCGGGCCGCTTCTACGAGGGCTCGCAGACCGTGCCCATGCTGATCGTGGGTGCCACCGACGCCCGCTTCTTCCGCCGGCTGGGGGCCACCGCCTACGGGTTCGGCCTGTTCAGCCGGAACCTGCGCTACGAGGACTTCGGCAAGATGTTCCACGGCGACGACGAGCGGGTCGACATCGAGTCGTTGCGGCTCTCGACCGAGATGTGGGAGGCGGTGGCCGTCGACCTCCTGGGCGGCGCGTGA
- a CDS encoding amidohydrolase family protein — protein sequence MTDDATDQALDGSAFASAQAGGVIDTFLAMPDTREKQAAKYDRIRALANDEGTQAMEMPAQYMFKGVPTFEGDEVDDPVRTVLGEMARHRISTFVVGVHENEHSRRAVREHPQHFAGMLDVDPNEGMGALRAIDAAVEEWGDSLKAVHCWGTGCIPQVPLDDKRMWPIYAKCIEIGRPIIVYAGVPGPRIPMAPQLPMLLDEVCWFWPELQVVVRHGADPWTELMVKLLLKYPGLHYSTSAFAPRYYPDDIVRFANTRGAEKVLYAGYYASGLTLDRIFSELPSVPFRDHVWPLFLRDNAARVFSIAPAAPPDPPS from the coding sequence GTGACCGACGACGCCACCGACCAGGCCCTCGACGGCTCCGCCTTCGCCTCGGCCCAGGCCGGAGGGGTCATCGACACCTTCCTGGCCATGCCCGACACCCGGGAGAAGCAGGCGGCCAAGTACGACCGCATCCGGGCCCTGGCCAACGACGAGGGCACCCAGGCCATGGAGATGCCGGCCCAGTACATGTTCAAGGGGGTCCCCACCTTCGAGGGCGACGAGGTCGACGACCCGGTGCGCACCGTGCTGGGGGAGATGGCCCGCCACCGCATCTCCACCTTCGTGGTCGGCGTGCACGAGAACGAGCACTCCCGCCGGGCCGTGCGCGAGCACCCGCAGCACTTCGCCGGGATGCTCGACGTCGACCCCAACGAAGGGATGGGGGCCCTGCGGGCCATCGATGCCGCGGTGGAGGAGTGGGGCGACTCGCTCAAGGCCGTTCATTGCTGGGGCACCGGCTGCATCCCCCAGGTGCCGTTGGACGACAAGCGCATGTGGCCCATCTACGCCAAGTGCATCGAGATCGGGCGGCCGATCATCGTCTACGCCGGCGTGCCCGGGCCCCGCATCCCCATGGCCCCCCAGCTGCCCATGCTGCTCGACGAGGTGTGCTGGTTCTGGCCCGAGCTCCAGGTGGTGGTGCGCCACGGCGCCGACCCGTGGACCGAGCTCATGGTCAAGCTGCTGCTCAAGTACCCCGGGCTCCACTACTCGACCAGCGCCTTCGCCCCCCGCTACTACCCCGACGACATCGTCCGCTTCGCCAACACCCGCGGGGCTGAGAAGGTGCTCTACGCCGGCTACTACGCCTCGGGCCTGACCCTGGACCGCATCTTCTCGGAGCTGCCGTCGGTGCCGTTCCGCGACCACGTCTGGCCCCTGTTCCTGCGCGACAACGCGGCCCGGGTGTTCTCCATCGCGCCCGCGGCCCCGCCCGACCCGCCGTCCTGA
- a CDS encoding multifunctional oxoglutarate decarboxylase/oxoglutarate dehydrogenase thiamine pyrophosphate-binding subunit/dihydrolipoyllysine-residue succinyltransferase subunit, whose protein sequence is MPEDTAPPSDTLGPNAWLVDEMYESFAEDPSSVSESWREFFSGYQPAGPAGSEAPAASGSGGADASGTAAAPSEAPANGASAQAPPAPAGTTVLKKADTAEGDGPKGDGAKGSGAKGSGAKGSGGKADGAKEAGGAPAPAPRGEPLRGAAARIVANMEASLGVPTATSFREVPAKLLEVNRKVINGYLSRTRGGKVSFTHLIGYAVVRAIADAVPALNGTFVEGPDGTPRKVSNERVNLGLAVDLEKKDGSRTLLVPVIRGADTLDFAGFWAAYEDMIRKVRTGKLSPDDFAGATVTLTNPGTIGTVQSVPRLMPGQGAIVGVGRLDFPTAFQGADRAALADLGVSKVMTVTSTYDHRIIQGAESGLFLKRVHELLTGEDGFYDGVFRSIGVPYEAVRWLQDTNPVDKEESTLQKQIHVQTLINMYRVRGHLIADLDPLAAKEPHMHSELDPASYGLTIWDLDREFLTDGLAGKDRMVLGDILGVLRNAYCRRIGIEYMHIQEPDEKAWIQEQVEGASTFLPPEDQRHILDRVNAAEAFEKFLGTKYLGQKRFGIEGAESAIPILDAILERAASFALHGAIIGMAHRGRLNVLTNIVGKSLDKLFTEFEGYIDPDSTQGSGDVKYHLGQTGTFTSRLGHEITVELAANPSHLEAVDPVVVGMARARQDVINDPRAFSVLPVLVHGDAAFAGQGVVAETLNLSSIKGYRVGGTIHLIINNQLGFTTPPDAARSSEYCTDVAKMVQAPIFHVNGDDPEACVRVARLAYDYRQRFRKDVVIDMVCYRRHGHNEGDDPSYTQPLMYKRIDARRSVRKLYTEALVRRGDISMEEAEAALDDFSGKLAGALEETRSHAPETEVRARPPAPARGVLPHVQTGVGSGVIDRVYQGLSTRPEGFTVHPKLAKQFATRDQMFEGGEVDWALAEALAFGSLLLEGTNIRLAGQDSRRGTFSQRHSVLVDYETGAEHAPLAHLSSEQGKIWIYDSLLSEYAAVGFEYGYSVIASDTLVLWEAQFGDFVNGAQIILDQYFSAAEDKWGQRSGLTLLLPHGYEGQGPEHSSARIERFLNLCAEDNMQVANASTSAQYFHLLRRQIHQEVRKPLVVFTPKSLLRARSARSSVGDLLSGSFHEVLDDPGVPDADAVRRVVFCSGKVSHDALAKRDELGVPAAVVRLEQLYPFPRRRIRELLQQYGGATEVVWLQEEPDNMGPRSFVGERLWPLVPEGTTYREVSRVGSGSPAGGSHAIHVQEQEEILARAFEGL, encoded by the coding sequence ATGCCTGAGGACACCGCACCGCCGTCCGACACCCTCGGCCCCAACGCCTGGTTGGTGGACGAGATGTACGAGAGCTTCGCCGAGGACCCGTCGTCGGTGAGCGAGAGCTGGCGGGAGTTCTTCTCCGGCTACCAGCCCGCCGGGCCGGCCGGCTCCGAGGCGCCGGCCGCCTCCGGGTCCGGGGGCGCCGACGCCTCCGGCACCGCTGCCGCCCCCTCCGAGGCCCCGGCCAACGGGGCCTCGGCCCAGGCCCCGCCGGCGCCTGCCGGCACCACGGTCCTGAAGAAGGCCGACACGGCCGAGGGTGACGGGCCGAAGGGGGACGGCGCCAAGGGGTCCGGCGCCAAGGGGTCCGGGGCCAAGGGGTCCGGGGGCAAGGCCGACGGCGCCAAGGAGGCCGGGGGCGCCCCGGCCCCCGCGCCTCGCGGCGAGCCGCTGCGGGGGGCGGCGGCCCGGATCGTGGCCAACATGGAGGCCAGCCTGGGCGTCCCCACCGCCACCAGCTTCCGCGAGGTCCCGGCCAAGCTCCTCGAGGTCAACCGCAAGGTCATCAACGGCTACCTGTCCCGCACCCGGGGTGGCAAGGTCAGCTTCACCCACCTCATCGGCTACGCCGTGGTGCGGGCCATCGCCGATGCCGTGCCCGCCCTCAACGGCACGTTCGTCGAGGGCCCCGACGGCACGCCCCGCAAGGTCAGCAACGAGCGCGTCAACCTGGGCCTGGCCGTGGACCTGGAGAAGAAGGACGGCAGCCGGACCCTGCTGGTGCCGGTCATCCGGGGGGCCGACACGCTCGACTTCGCCGGCTTCTGGGCCGCCTACGAGGACATGATCCGCAAGGTCCGCACCGGCAAGCTCTCGCCCGACGACTTCGCCGGAGCCACCGTCACCCTCACCAACCCCGGCACCATCGGCACGGTCCAGTCCGTGCCCCGGCTCATGCCCGGCCAGGGCGCCATCGTGGGCGTGGGCCGCCTGGACTTCCCCACCGCCTTCCAGGGCGCCGATCGGGCCGCCCTGGCCGACCTGGGCGTGTCGAAGGTGATGACCGTCACCTCCACCTACGACCACCGCATCATCCAGGGCGCCGAGTCGGGCCTGTTCCTCAAGCGGGTGCACGAGCTGCTCACCGGCGAGGACGGCTTCTACGACGGTGTCTTCCGGTCCATCGGCGTGCCGTACGAGGCGGTGCGGTGGCTGCAGGACACCAACCCGGTGGACAAGGAGGAGTCGACCCTCCAGAAGCAGATCCACGTCCAGACCCTCATCAACATGTACCGGGTCCGGGGCCACCTGATCGCCGATCTCGACCCGCTGGCGGCCAAGGAGCCGCACATGCACTCCGAGCTGGACCCGGCCAGCTACGGGCTCACCATCTGGGACCTCGATCGGGAGTTCCTGACCGACGGCCTGGCCGGCAAGGACCGCATGGTCCTGGGCGACATCCTGGGCGTGCTCCGCAACGCCTACTGCCGCCGCATCGGCATCGAGTACATGCACATCCAGGAGCCCGACGAGAAGGCCTGGATCCAGGAGCAGGTGGAGGGAGCCTCGACGTTCCTGCCCCCCGAGGACCAGCGCCACATCCTGGACCGGGTCAACGCGGCCGAGGCCTTCGAGAAGTTCCTGGGCACCAAGTACCTGGGCCAGAAGCGCTTCGGCATCGAGGGGGCGGAGTCGGCCATCCCCATCCTGGACGCCATCCTGGAGCGGGCCGCCTCCTTCGCCCTGCACGGGGCCATCATCGGCATGGCCCACCGGGGGCGCCTGAACGTCCTCACCAACATCGTGGGCAAGTCGCTCGACAAGCTGTTCACCGAGTTCGAGGGCTACATCGACCCCGACTCGACCCAGGGCTCGGGCGACGTGAAGTACCACCTGGGCCAGACCGGCACCTTCACCTCCCGCCTGGGCCACGAGATCACCGTCGAGCTGGCCGCCAACCCCAGCCACCTGGAAGCGGTGGACCCGGTGGTGGTGGGCATGGCCCGGGCCCGGCAGGACGTCATCAACGACCCCCGGGCCTTCTCGGTGCTGCCGGTGCTGGTCCACGGCGACGCCGCCTTCGCCGGCCAGGGCGTGGTGGCCGAGACCCTCAACCTGTCCAGCATCAAGGGCTACCGGGTGGGCGGCACCATCCACCTGATCATCAACAACCAGCTCGGCTTCACCACCCCGCCCGACGCCGCCCGCTCCTCGGAGTACTGCACCGACGTGGCCAAGATGGTGCAGGCCCCCATCTTCCACGTGAACGGCGACGACCCCGAGGCCTGCGTGCGGGTGGCCCGCCTGGCCTACGACTACCGGCAGCGCTTCCGCAAGGACGTCGTCATCGACATGGTCTGCTACCGCCGGCACGGCCACAACGAGGGCGACGACCCGAGCTACACCCAGCCCCTCATGTACAAGCGCATCGACGCCCGCCGCTCGGTGCGCAAGCTCTACACCGAGGCCCTGGTGCGGCGGGGCGACATCAGCATGGAGGAGGCCGAGGCCGCCCTCGACGACTTCTCCGGGAAGCTGGCCGGGGCCCTGGAGGAGACCCGCTCCCACGCCCCCGAGACCGAGGTGCGGGCCAGGCCGCCGGCCCCGGCCCGGGGCGTGCTGCCCCACGTGCAGACCGGCGTCGGCTCCGGGGTCATCGACCGAGTCTACCAGGGGCTGTCCACCCGGCCCGAGGGCTTCACCGTCCACCCCAAGCTGGCCAAGCAGTTCGCCACCCGCGACCAGATGTTCGAGGGGGGCGAGGTGGACTGGGCCCTGGCCGAGGCCCTGGCCTTCGGTTCGCTGCTGCTGGAGGGCACCAACATCCGGCTGGCCGGGCAGGACTCGCGCCGGGGCACCTTCTCCCAGCGCCACAGCGTGCTGGTCGACTACGAGACGGGGGCCGAACACGCTCCCCTGGCCCACCTGAGCTCCGAGCAGGGCAAGATCTGGATCTACGACTCGCTGCTCTCGGAGTACGCGGCGGTGGGCTTCGAGTACGGCTACTCGGTGATCGCCAGCGACACCCTGGTGCTGTGGGAGGCCCAGTTCGGCGACTTCGTCAACGGCGCCCAGATCATCCTGGACCAGTACTTCTCAGCCGCCGAGGACAAGTGGGGCCAGCGCTCGGGCCTGACCCTGCTCCTGCCCCACGGCTACGAGGGCCAGGGCCCCGAGCACTCCTCGGCCCGCATCGAGCGGTTCCTGAACCTGTGCGCCGAGGACAACATGCAGGTGGCCAACGCCTCGACCTCGGCCCAGTACTTCCACCTGCTGCGGCGCCAGATCCACCAGGAGGTGCGCAAGCCCCTGGTGGTGTTCACGCCCAAGTCGCTGCTGCGGGCCCGCTCGGCCCGGTCGTCGGTGGGCGACCTCCTCTCCGGCTCGTTCCACGAGGTGCTCGACGACCCGGGCGTCCCCGACGCCGACGCCGTCCGGCGGGTGGTGTTCTGCAGCGGGAAGGTGAGCCACGACGCCCTGGCCAAGCGGGACGAGCTGGGCGTGCCCGCCGCCGTGGTGCGGCTGGAGCAGCTCTACCCCTTCCCGCGGCGGCGCATCCGCGAGCTGCTGCAGCAGTACGGCGGGGCCACCGAGGTGGTGTGGCTCCAGGAGGAGCCCGACAACATGGGCCCCCGCTCCTTCGTGGGCGAGCGGCTGTGGCCGCTGGTGCCCGAGGGCACGACCTACCGCGAGGTGTCCCGGGTCGGCTCCGGCTCGCCGGCGGGGGGCAGCCACGCCATCCACGTGCAGGAGCAGGAGGAGATCCTGGCCCGTGCCTTCGAGGGCCTCTGA
- a CDS encoding HAD-IA family hydrolase, whose translation MIRAALFDFGGVILSSPFEAFARYEADRGLPAGFLRRVNATDPDANAWARLERAQVDLEEFCDLFEAEARALGGEVDARAVLGLLRGELRPAMVEAVRRCRQRLKTGLLTNNVVTMQAGAMSGAADPHAEVLGHFDVIVESSRAGVRKPDPAFYEMACRELDIEPSEAVFLDDLGVNLKPARALGMTTIKVDDPAAALAELEDVVGFPLG comes from the coding sequence GTGATCCGGGCCGCGCTGTTCGACTTCGGCGGCGTCATCCTGTCCAGCCCCTTCGAGGCCTTCGCCCGCTACGAGGCCGACCGGGGCCTGCCCGCCGGGTTCCTGCGCCGGGTGAACGCCACCGACCCCGACGCCAACGCCTGGGCCCGGTTGGAGCGGGCCCAGGTGGACCTGGAGGAGTTCTGCGACCTGTTCGAGGCCGAGGCCCGGGCCCTGGGTGGCGAGGTGGACGCCCGGGCGGTGCTGGGCCTGCTGCGGGGCGAGCTGCGCCCGGCCATGGTCGAGGCCGTGCGCCGCTGCCGCCAGCGGCTGAAGACCGGCCTCCTGACCAACAACGTGGTGACCATGCAGGCCGGGGCCATGTCCGGCGCCGCCGACCCGCACGCCGAGGTGCTGGGGCACTTCGACGTGATCGTGGAGTCGTCCCGGGCCGGCGTGCGCAAGCCCGACCCCGCCTTCTACGAGATGGCCTGCCGGGAGCTGGACATCGAGCCCTCCGAGGCGGTGTTCCTCGACGACCTGGGGGTCAACCTGAAGCCGGCTCGGGCCCTGGGCATGACCACCATCAAGGTCGACGACCCGGCCGCCGCCCTGGCCGAGCTGGAGGACGTCGTCGGCTTCCCCCTGGGCTGA
- the ettA gene encoding energy-dependent translational throttle protein EttA translates to MSSAQFIYTMHKVGRFHPPDKEVLKDISLSFYPGAKIGVLGANGAGKSSLLRVMSGVDQDFTGDARLTPGFSVGLLEQEPHLDEAKDVKGNVMDGAAEVAGLLAAYDACLAKYADPDADYEKIGEEQARLEAEMAAKGANGLDRTIEVAMDALRLPPGDAEVTTLSGGERRRVALCRLLLSSPDLLLLDEPTNHLDAESVAWLERFLRDYAGTVVAITHDRYFLDNVAGWILELDRGRGLPFEGNYSSWLEQKQARLAQEDKADSKRSRTLARELEWVRMAPKARQAKGKARLAAYDKLLAEAKEAEGRGGDLQITIPAGDRLGDKVIEVSHLSKGYGDRLLIDDLSFSLPKAGIVGVIGGNGVGKTTLFRMLTGAEEPDSGTVEVGPTVQLADVDQSRQSLDADKTVYEEITGGRDDMVIGGRSVNGRAHVASFNFKGSDQQKLVGVLSGGERNRVHLAKVLSEGGNVLLLDEPTNDLDVDTLRALEDGLESFPGCAVVISHDRWFLDRIATHILAFEGESQVRWFEGNFSEYEAQRRKELGAAADQPHRIKYKPLAR, encoded by the coding sequence ATGAGCAGCGCGCAGTTCATCTACACGATGCACAAGGTGGGCCGGTTCCACCCGCCCGACAAGGAGGTCCTGAAGGACATCAGCCTGTCCTTCTACCCGGGGGCCAAGATCGGCGTCCTGGGGGCCAACGGGGCCGGCAAGTCGTCGCTGCTGCGGGTCATGTCCGGCGTCGACCAGGACTTCACCGGCGACGCCCGCCTCACCCCCGGCTTCTCGGTCGGCCTGCTGGAGCAGGAGCCCCACCTGGACGAGGCCAAGGACGTGAAGGGCAACGTGATGGACGGCGCGGCCGAGGTGGCCGGGCTGCTGGCCGCCTACGACGCCTGCCTGGCCAAGTACGCCGACCCCGACGCCGACTACGAGAAGATCGGCGAGGAGCAGGCCCGCCTGGAGGCCGAGATGGCGGCCAAGGGGGCCAACGGCCTGGACCGCACCATCGAGGTGGCCATGGACGCCCTGCGCCTGCCCCCCGGCGATGCCGAGGTCACCACCCTGTCCGGCGGCGAGCGGCGCCGGGTGGCCCTGTGCCGCCTGCTGCTGTCGTCGCCCGACCTGCTGCTGCTGGACGAGCCCACCAACCACCTCGACGCCGAGTCGGTGGCCTGGCTGGAGCGCTTCCTGCGCGACTACGCCGGCACCGTGGTGGCCATCACCCACGACCGGTACTTCCTGGACAACGTGGCCGGTTGGATCCTGGAGCTGGACCGGGGCCGGGGCCTGCCCTTCGAGGGCAACTACTCGTCGTGGCTGGAGCAGAAGCAGGCCCGCCTGGCCCAGGAGGACAAGGCCGACAGCAAGCGGTCCCGCACCCTGGCCCGGGAGTTGGAGTGGGTGCGCATGGCCCCCAAGGCCCGCCAGGCCAAGGGCAAGGCCCGCCTGGCCGCCTACGACAAGCTGCTGGCCGAGGCCAAGGAGGCCGAGGGCCGGGGCGGCGACCTGCAGATCACCATCCCGGCCGGCGACCGGCTGGGCGACAAGGTCATCGAGGTCTCGCACCTGTCCAAGGGCTACGGCGACCGGCTGCTCATCGACGACCTCAGCTTCTCCCTGCCCAAGGCCGGCATCGTGGGCGTCATCGGCGGCAACGGCGTGGGCAAGACGACCCTGTTCCGCATGCTGACCGGGGCCGAGGAGCCCGACTCGGGCACCGTCGAGGTTGGCCCCACGGTGCAGCTGGCCGACGTGGACCAGAGCCGACAGAGCCTGGATGCCGACAAGACCGTCTACGAGGAGATCACCGGCGGCCGCGACGACATGGTCATCGGGGGCCGGTCGGTCAACGGCCGGGCCCACGTGGCCTCGTTCAACTTCAAGGGCTCGGACCAGCAGAAGCTGGTGGGCGTGCTGTCCGGGGGCGAGCGCAACCGCGTCCACCTGGCCAAGGTGCTCTCCGAGGGAGGCAACGTCCTCCTCCTGGACGAGCCCACCAACGACCTCGACGTCGACACCCTGCGAGCCCTGGAGGACGGCCTGGAGTCGTTCCCGGGCTGCGCCGTGGTCATCAGCCACGACCGCTGGTTCCTGGACCGCATCGCCACCCACATCCTGGCCTTCGAGGGCGAGAGCCAGGTCCGGTGGTTCGAGGGCAACTTCAGCGAGTACGAGGCCCAGCGCCGCAAGGAGCTGGGCGCCGCCGCCGACCAGCCCCACCGCATCAAGTACAAGCCCCTGGCCCGCTGA